Proteins from one Tetrapisispora phaffii CBS 4417 chromosome 8, complete genome genomic window:
- the PFK2 gene encoding 6-phosphofructokinase subunit beta (similar to Saccharomyces cerevisiae PFK2 (YMR205C); ancestral locus Anc_6.304), which translates to MTVTLPLVNGTSYSTINAYSKDLLHETVKFYENVLGLSSREISETSYILSNGAVTIKVVLSEDSTKAQEHSKRVEFFSKNQSSIDWRTAASSATVFNSADICSVRQKLAASNSPTQSFPSELNPLLLYSIDPLGNLFGVTATKNAISTKPTEKVEESHKKRDLTSKLGSYTDLSSQLATSVDYPSLPTKLNPNKAEKAIAVMTSGGDAQGMNSCVRAIVRSTIFKGCRAFCHGRLRRFSQGGPEYIKEVTWEDVRGWSAEGGTNIGTARCLEFRQREGRLLGAQHLIEAGVDALIVCGGDGSLTGADLFRSEWPSLIDELLKTKKISSEQFNRYQHLNICGTVGSIDNDMSTTDATIGAYSALDRICTAVDYVEATANSHSRAFVVEVMGRNCGWLALLAGIATSADYIFIPEQPAVAGQWQEEMCNIVSKHRAHGKRTSIIVVAEGAIDCDLNPISAKDVHSVLCELGLDTRITTLGHVQRGGTAVAYDRMLATLQGVEAVNAVLDSTPETPSALIAINENQITRKPLVDSVALTKSVADAIHAKDFKKAMALRDTEFIEHFNNYMAINVADHAEPRLPVDKRLKIAIVSVGAPAGGINSAVYSMATYCMAQGHKPYAIYNGFSGLARHESVRSLSWKDIIGWQSRGGSEIGTNRATPEEADIGMIAYYFQKYQFDGLIVVGGFEAFISLHQLEVARDSYAAFRIPMVLIPATLSNNVPATEYSLGADTALNSLMQYCDVVKQSAASIRGRAFVIDVQGGNSGYLATCAALAVGAQASYVPEEGLSLQQLSQDIKTLDESFKKAQGRGRFGKVILKSSNASKAMSAKQIAEIITAEAEGRFDAKPAIPGHVQQGGLPSPIDRTRATRLAVRAVSFIEEQQDVIKSARAADDDFVYEDKAVSATASVIGIRGTHVVFTPIRHAYDFEADIEKRMPKVIHWQATREIADYLVGRKRV; encoded by the coding sequence ATGACTGTTACTTTACCATTAGTTAATGGTACTTCTTATAGTACTATAAACGCCTATTCTAAGGATTTATTACATGAGACAGTTAAATTTTACGAAAACGTCTTAGGTTTGTCTTCCCGTGAAATCTCAGAAACCTCCTACATCTTATCAAATGGTGCCGTCACCATTAAGGTCGTTTTATCTGAAGACAGCACCAAAGCTCAAGAACATTCAAAAAGGGTCGAATTCTTCTCAAAAAATCAATCCTCCATTGACTGGAGAACTGCTGCTTCTTCTGCTACTGTTTTTAACTCTGCTGATATCTGCAGTGTTAGACAAAAATTAGCTGCCAGTAACTCTCCAACTCAAAGTTTCCCAAGTGAATTGAAcccattattattatattccaTCGATCCATTAGGTAACTTATTTGGTGTTACTGCCACTAAGAATGCTATCAGTACAAAGCCAACCGAAAAAGTCGAGGAATCTCACAAGAAAAGAGACTTGACTTCCAAATTAGGTTCTTACACTGATTTATCCTCCCAATTAGCTACTTCTGTTGACTACCCATCCTTGCCAACAAAGCTTAACCCAAATAAAGCTGAAAAAGCCATTGCTGTTATGACCTCTGGTGGTGATGCGCAAGGTATGAACTCTTGTGTCAGAGCTATTGTTCGTTCCACGATATTTAAGGGCTGTCGTGCTTTTTGTCATGGAAGGTTACGAAGGTTTAGTCAGGGTGGTCCAGAATACATAAAGGAAGTTACCTGGGAAGATGTTAGAGGCTGGAGTGCTGAAGGTGGTACCAATATCGGTACTGCCAGATGTCTAGAATTCAGACAACGTGAAGGTAGATTATTAGGTGCTCAACATTTAATTGAAGCCGGTGTCGACGCTCTAATCGTCTGTGGTGGTGATGGTTCCTTAACCGGTGCCGATTTGTTCAGATCTGAATGGCCATCTTTGattgatgaattattaaagacCAAGAAGATTTCTTCCGAACAATTTAACAGATACCAACATTTGAACATTTGTGGTACCGTCGGTTCCATCGATAACGATATGTCTACTACTGATGCTACTATTGGTGCTTACTCTGCCTTGGACAGAATCTGTACCGCTGTCGATTACGTCGAAGCTACAGCTAACTCACATTCCAGAGCTTTCGTTGTCGAAGTTATGGGTAGAAACTGTGGTTGGTTAGCTTTGTTAGCCGGTATTGCTACATCTGCTGACTACATTTTTATTCCAGAACAACCAGCCGTCGCTGGTCAATGGCAAGAAGAAATGTGCAACATTGTTTCTAAGCACAGAGCTCACGGAAAGAGAACTTccattattgttgttgcaGAAGGTGCTATTGACTGTGACTTAAACCCAATTTCCGCCAAGGATGTACACTCTGTATTATGTGAATTAGGTTTAGATACCAGAATTACTACGTTAGGTCACGTTCAAAGAGGTGGTACCGCTGTTGCCTACGATAGAATGTTAGCCACTTTACAAGGTGTTGAAGCTGTTAACGCAGTTTTAGACTCTACTCCAGAAACTCCATCAGCTTTAATTGCCATTAACGAAAACCAAATTACACGTAAACCATTAGTCGACTCTGTTGCTTTGACCAAATCTGTTGCTGATGCTATTCACGCAAAAGACTTCAAGAAGGCCATGGCTTTAAGAGATACCGAATTTATTGAGCATTTCAACAACTACATGGCTATAAACGTTGCTGACCATGCCGAACCAAGATTACCAGTTGACAAGAGATTAAAGATTGCCATTGTTAGTGTCGGTGCTCCTGCAGGTGGTATTAACTCTGCTGTCTATTCCATGGCTACCTATTGTATGGCTCAAGGTCACAAACCATATGCTATCTACAATGGTTTCAGTGGTTTAGCTAGACATGAAAGTGTTCGTTCATTATCATGGAAGGATATTATCGGCTGGCAATCACGTGGTGGTTCCGAAATCGGTACTAATAGAGCTACTCCTGAAGAAGCTGACATTGGTATGATTGCTTACTACTTCCAAAAATACCAATTCGATGGTTTAATTGTTGTTGGTGGTTTCGAAGCTTTCATTTCCTTGCATCAATTAGAAGTTGCTAGAGACAGTTATGCTGCCTTCAGAATCCCAATGGTTTTAATCCCAGCTACTTTATCTAATAACGTTCCAGCCACTGAATACTCTTTAGGTGCTGATACTGCATTAAACTCCTTAATGCAATACTGTGATGTCGTTAAGCAATCTGCTGCTTCCATCAGAGGTAGAGCTTTTGTTATCGATGTCCAAGGTGGTAACAGTGGTTACTTAGCTACCTGTGCAGCTTTAGCTGTTGGTGCTCAAGCTTCTTACGTTCCAGAAGAAGGTTTATCTTTACAACAATTATCTCAAGATATTAAGACATTAGATGAATCGTTTAAGAAGGCTCAAGGTAGAGGTAGATTCGGTAAGGTTATCCTAAAGAGTTCAAATGCTTCCAAGGCTATGAGTGCAAAACAAATTGCTGAAATTATCACCGCTGAAGCTGAAGGTAGATTCGATGCTAAACCAGCTATCCCAGGTCATGTTCAACAAGGTGGTTTACCATCCCCAATTGACAGAACTAGAGCTACAAGACTTGCTGTCAGAGCTGTTTCTTTCATTGAAGAACAACAAGATGTCATCAAATCTGCTCGTGCTGCCGATGATGATTTTGTATACGAAGACAAGGCCGTTTCAGCTACTGCTTCTGTGATCGGTATTAGAGGTACCCACGTTGTCTTTACTCCAATTAGACATGCATATGATTTTGAAGCAGACATTGAAAAGAGAATGCCAAAAGTCATCCACTGGCAAGCTACCAGAGAAATTGCTGACTACTTGGTTGGCAGAAAGAGAGTGTAA
- the NRM1 gene encoding Nrm1p (similar to Saccharomyces cerevisiae NRM1 (YNR009W); ancestral locus Anc_6.299), giving the protein MDIQRLPLRDLSNIRFYKQPVLHNNNEKFHFHLDTLSSITTLIGDTHFQGNSKDSVLPTDVKLHNTTQTSNIFNDHSSNETSKRTSELKHTDDICNRLKIRLQFAFYKYQTNQIDKKFTDIKKSLANTSATYPDDCDFQLLIETPSKKRNHDNMGKISKKKHNGKRKLMMSSGNFFISHGKKDTQGSTIEKHHSKYSSQPNDSSINSIASDNDTKDCKNITGDTTIFTTPSSKTHTFPNNNVSSSSVKNKQETPMSVKAAKSLISLFTSNRN; this is encoded by the coding sequence ATGGATATTCAGAGACTGCCACTGAGAGATTTGTCAAACATAAGGTTTTATAAACAACCAGTATTACacaataataatgagaagtttcattttcatctaGATACGTTGTCATCTATTACAACGTTGATTGGTGATACTCATTTTCAAGGTAACTCGAAAGATTCTGTATTGCCAACGGATGTTAAATTGCATAACACTACACAAACTTCAAATATCTTTAACGATCACAGTTCTAATGAGACCTCTAAAAGGACTAGTGAATTAAAACACACTGACGACATATGCAATAGATTAAAGATCAGATTGCAATTTGCATTTTATAAGTATCAAACAAatcaaattgataaaaaatttacagACATAAAGAAAAGCTTAGCAAACACTTCAGCAACTTATCCAGATGACTGCGATTTCCAACTATTGATAGAGACCCCAagtaaaaaaagaaatcatGATAATATGGGTAAAATTTCGaagaaaaaacataatGGAAAAAGAAAGTTGATGATGTCTAGtggaaatttttttatatcaCATGGAAAGAAGGATACCCAAGGTTCTACTATAGAAAAACACCATTCCAAATACTCGAGTCAACCAAATGATTCATCcataaattcaattgcGTCCGATAATGACACAAAGGATTGTAAAAATATCACAGGTGACACGACTATTTTCACAACACCGTCATCAAAAACTCATACTTTCCCAAATAATAACGTctcatcttcttctgtcAAAAACAAGCAAGAAACCCCGATGAGTGTCAAAGCTGCAAAATCATTGATATCATTGTTTACAAGCAATAGAAACTAG
- the INP1 gene encoding Inp1p (similar to Saccharomyces cerevisiae INP1 (YMR204C); ancestral locus Anc_6.303), translating to MKNYNASVNKQLTSKHDGVLEKKKNDTTAKYTTTNKQGTKKKKQLSALGILKDTLKLKSSKNAMKTASTKYTKSNSLTNYDTNNNTGKDIDSERKAKINKRLSTQRVTLFYHNDVRVMSYTPNIKHQATDKVNSSENNKLHNRDDTSFSSSISNNTVSMKPYSLVAHGPIEIYQIRTISNLPNEKPQTMNYLSLGRKGNIIHPILPKLKVTKSTGSTTYSIHFYNPERFWSVDFYLNQGTKDEDNEMKIVLTSFEEQISKICDFTIKTADDTLLPILMANTESAKDCLIINSSPSNNTKISYDEESEDDQLSYLLEDSSESDSSDVGSISHDILINNHSNVISSQCTLNPKNWIANNHVQEDIINDAFKKAFQQYSHIPINSQSTLLEKENTTQLKTKRYSSYNPLVSTFDIRNHYKENNKSLSNGRSSSFE from the coding sequence atgaaaaattataatgcTTCTGttaataaacaattaacTTCTAAGCATGATGGGGTGcttgaaaagaaaaaaaatgatacaaCCGCTAAATATACTACTACAAATAAACAAGGAaccaaaaagaaaaagcaATTATCTGCCCTCGGTATCTTGAAAGACACATTGAAGTTAaaatcttcaaaaaatgCCATGAAGACAGCTTCTACTAAATATACTAAATCAAATAGTTTAACAAATTATGATACAAACAATAATACTGGCAAAGATATAGATTCAGAAAGAAAAGCCAAGATCAATAAGAGACTTTCTACCCAACGCGTAACATTATTCTATCACAACGATGTTAGAGTGATGAGCTATACTCCTAACATTAAACACCAAGCTACCGACAAAGTCAATTCTTCTGAGAACAATAAATTGCATAATAGAGATGATACAAGTTTTTCTTCGTCAATAAGTAACAATACTGTCTCCATGAAACCATATTCACTTGTCGCACACGGTCCTATAGAAATATACCAGATCAGAACAATATCTAATTTACCAAATGAGAAACCGCAAACTATGAATTACCTATCATTAGGAAGAAAAGGAAATATAATTCATCCAATTCTTCCAAAGTTGAAAGTGACAAAATCAACTGGTTCAACAACATATTCAATACATTTCTATAATCCTGAAAGATTCTGGAGTGTGGACTTTTATTTAAACCAGGGAACGAAAGATGAGGATAACGAGATGAAGATAGTATTGACTTCCTTTGAAGAACAAATCTCGAAGATTTGCgattttacaattaaaactGCCGATGATACTTTACTACCTATTCTTATGGCCAACACAGAATCAGCAAAAGATTgtctaataataaactcCTCCCCTTCAAACAATACCAAAATTTCCTATGATGAGGAATCAGAAGATGATCAACTGAGCTATTTGTTGGAAGATTCTAGTGAATCTGATAGTAGTGATGTTGGTTCTATATCTCACGATATATTAATCAATAACCATTCGAACGTAATTTCAAGTCAATGTACCCTAAACCCTAAAAACTGGATTGCTAATAATCATGTACAGgaagatattattaatgatgCATTCAAAAAGGCATTCCAACAGTATTCGCATATACCAATAAATAGTCAATCAACCttattagaaaaagaaaatacaaCACAATTAAAAACTAAGAGATATAGCTCATATAACCCCTTAGTCTCCACTTTTGATATCAGAAATcattataaagaaaataataagtCTCTTTCAAATGGGAGATCATCATCTTTTGAATAA
- the PHO91 gene encoding Pho91p (similar to Saccharomyces cerevisiae PHO91 (YNR013C); ancestral locus Anc_6.308) has protein sequence MKFSHSLQFNAVPDWSSKYIAYSQLKKTIYALQKDKLYNSSNITDLENDGLSPDNDHNTSDDIYINKFIKELNAQLQKIDGFYINQEKTLIDNFNDILQEINEFDEYYLSDALVCSHLNSGVIQNANEIENEPSNDDETSSLIIHRNLSLQNDRNYSSIGENKRNFSGGGNLLDNNTIDGVDDTVKKFLPLKNSISNSVLDDNNRKISYGKIRKTSMTNSINNMVMDNNIYIEHKITIKKRLISIFTQFNELLDYINLNLTGFTKICKKFDKSLETNIKTTYLSLITKKSHCFNDITINRVKVIINRIIIMFAKFSNSIPQESSILLFSSDDSYDTSDNNAGIQDYTNEEANEEVEKSELFMNAKRQLSSHLRDHIIWERNTVWKDMINLERKANNVNNDTNASYFNNLYTSFNIKNNLKKDFEKLKGNDGFNNATSITDIIQLRTFVHFMILTLIFIFFLIISPFQEDILQKNCFAILIYASLLWATETIPLFVTSLLVPLLIVMFPVLSDPTDPGTILTPVQSSQYILSTMWSSVIMLLLGGFTLAAALSKYNIAKVIATKILSSVGTNPKIILITMMFLALFISMWVSNVAAPVICFSIIQPILRTLPKQSSYGKSLIMGIALASNIGGMASPISSPQNIFAISLMDPQPTWIEWFAIAIPICILCIVIIWILLIITFPLDPNLKILQLHPIRESFSHKQWAVCGISMLTILLWCFSNQISSYFGEMGIISIIPLVLFFGTGLLTSEDFNSFMWTIIILAMGGTTLGKAVSLSGLLSHVAEIIKAQVEHDTIFTIVLIFGLLILTIATFVSHVVAAMIVLPLMSEIGSSLPSDHSRLLVMMATMLCSCAMGLPTSGIPNVTAISLTDEFGDRYLTVGNFITRGVPSGFLCYFIIVTVGFGLMKLIGF, from the coding sequence ATGAAATTTTCCCATTCTTTACAATTCAATGCTGTTCCAGATTGgtcttcaaaatatattgcCTATTcgcaattgaaaaaaacGATCTATGCACTGCAAAAAGATAAGTTATATAATTCTTCCAATATTACTGACCTCGAAAATGATGGCTTGAGTCCCGACAATGATCACAATACCAGTGATGACATTTACAtaaacaaatttattaaagaattaaatgctcaattacaaaaaatcGATggtttttatataaatcaagAAAAAACATTGATCGATAATTTTAACGATATATTGCAAGAAATAAACGAATTCGATGAGTATTACCTTTCAGATGCATTAGTTTGCTCCCATTTAAATAGCGGCGTGATTCAGAATGCCAATGAAATTGAGAATGAACCttcaaatgatgatgagACTTCAAGTTTAATCATTCATAGAAATTTATCGTTACAAAACGATAGAAATTATTCAAGCATCGGTGAGAATAAGAGAAACTTCTCCGGGGGAGGTAACCTTTTAGATAATAACACCATTGACGGTGTTGATGACACTGTTAAAAAGTTTCTTcctttgaaaaattcaatatcaaattcagtattagatgataataatagaaaaattagtTATGgtaaaataagaaaaactTCCATGACAAATTCAATCAATAATATGGTAATGgacaataatatttatattgaacataaaataacaattaaaaaaagattgatttcaatattcactcaatttaatgaattgttaGATTAcattaatttgaatttaactGGTTTCACTAAAATCTGTAAAAAATTCGATAAGTCATTagaaacaaatataaaaacaacTTATTTGAGTTTAATAACCAAGAAATCACATTGTTTCAATGATATCACAATTAATAGGGTCAAAGTGATAATTAATagaattataataatgttCGCAAAGTTCTCAAATTCAATCCCACAAGAATCatctattttattgttcAGTAGTGATGACTCTTACGATACAAGCGATAATAATGCAGGCATTCAAGATTATACGAATGAAGAAGCAAATGAAGAAGTTGAGAAATCCGAATTATTTATGAATGCTAAAAGACAATTGTCTTCGCATCTGAGAGATCATATAATTTGGGAAAGAAATACAGTATGGAAAGACATGATAAACTTAGAGAGAAAAGCAAACAATGTTAATAACGATACGAATGCCTCATACTTTAATAACTTATACACttctttcaatataaaaaataatttgaaaaaagattTCGAGAAATTGAAAGGTAATGATGGGTTCAATAATGCAACATCAATTACGGATATAATACAATTGAGAACTTTTGTCCACTTCATGATACTTACATtgatattcatattttttcttattatatCACCATTTCAAGAGGacattttacaaaaaaattgttttgcaattttaatatacGCTTCATTACTATGGGCGACCGAAACTATTCCGCTGTTTGTTACATCCTTATTAGTTCCTTTATTAATTGTGATGTTCCCAGTTTTAAGTGATCCAACTGATCCGGGAACTATTCTAACCCCGGTTCAATCTTCACAATATATTCTATCAACCATGTGGTCAAGTGTaattatgttattattaggGGGTTTTACCCTTGCTGCTGCTTTATcgaaatataatattgcCAAAGTTATAGCTAccaaaattttatcatcaGTAGGAACTAACccaaaaattattttaataacaatgaTGTTTTTGGCTCTATTTATCTCTATGTGGGTATCTAACGTTGCTGCTCCTGTTAtatgtttttcaattatacAACCGATCTTGAGGACATTACCTAAACAATCTTCATATGGTAAGTCTTTAATTATGGGAATTGCATTGGCATCAAATATAGGTGGTATGGCATCACCTATATCATCTCcccaaaatatttttgctATTTCACTTATGGATCCGCAACCCACTTGGATAGAATGGTTTGCCATAGCAATCCCTATTTGCATTTTATGTATAGTTATAATTTGGATTTTACTGATTATTACATTCCCATTGGACCcgaatttgaaaattttgcAACTACATCCTATCAGAGAGAGCTTTTCTCACAAACAATGGGCTGTTTGTGGCATTTCTATGCTcacaattttattatggTGTTTTTCAAACCAAATATCAAGCTACTTTGGAGAGATGGGTATAATCTCAATCATACCACTTGTACTTTTCTTCGGTACTGGTTTATTAACTTCTGAAGATTTTAATAGTTTTATGTGGACAATAATCATACTGGCAATGGGTGGTACTACGCTAGGAAAAGCCGTATCATTATCTGGATTGCTAAGTCACGTTGCGGAGATAATCAAAGCCCAAGTGGAACATGACACTATTTTCACAATTGTGCTTATTTTTggtttattaattttaactATAGCTACATTTGTGTCACATGTAGTGGCAGCAATGATTGTTTTACCATTGATGAGCGAAATTGGTTCAAGTCTACCATCTGATCATTCAAGATTATTAGTGATGATGGCCACCATGCTGTGTTCCTGTGCAATGGGATTACCAACGTCTGGTATTCCAAATGTGACTGCAATTTCATTGACAGATGAATTTGGTGATAGATATCTGACCGTTGGCAATTTTATAACAAGAGGTGTACCTTCAGGATTCTTATGTTACTTTATAATCGTGACAGTAGGATTCGGActaatgaaattgatcGGTTTTTAA
- the RAD14 gene encoding DNA repair protein RAD14 (similar to Saccharomyces cerevisiae RAD14 (YMR201C); ancestral locus Anc_6.296) yields the protein MTPEQKAKIEANRIKALERLKSRGILKASQEQQISRRIAPTVIEINAGNNTTNSDLTPRPLPSVIEVNSSDVRNIDLSTSNVSSPIANNDKPQNAQKDPLSRIRPSIRTQDYIEYDFAKVRNSNGGFINIEDRASGFDADDFDYYGEDSNGPTKHKSLEDWKREQQERKYIYENAPPPEHISQAPKCIECKINIEMDPVLNDVFKLQVCKKCAKDIPEKYALLTKTECKEDYLLTDPELNDIGLFHRLEKPNPHSGTFARMQLFVRCEIEKFAFEKWEGEEGLDNEWKRREEGKVSRREKKYQEKMKQMRLKTRAQEYTNRLKEKKYGKTHVHNFSNPIDGGEDEDGNALQRRRCMECGLQTDEVVL from the coding sequence ATGACTCCTGAACAAAAAGCAAAGATTGAAGCTAATAGAATCAAAGCGTTGGAAAGATTAAAAAGTAGAGGAATACTGAAAGCTTCACAAGAGCAACAGATTTCAAGAAGAATCGCACCAACTGTTATAGAAATTAACGCTGGAAATAATACAACCAATAGTGATCTTACACCGAGGCCTCTTCCCTCTGTCATAGAGGTGAACAGCTCGGATGTACGAAACATAGATTTGTCAACCTCAAACGTTAGTTCACCGATTgcaaataatgataaaccCCAGAATGCACAGAAGGATCCGTTAAGTAGAATAAGACCAAGTATCAGAACTCAAGATTACATAGAATATGATTTTGCTAAAGTGCGAAATTCAAATGGTGGATTTATTAACATAGAAGATAGAGCAAGTGGATTCGACGCTGatgattttgattattaCGGAGAAGATTCAAATGGACCTACTAAACACAAGTCATTGGAAGATTGGAAAAGAGAACAACAAGagagaaaatatatttatgaaaaTGCACCTCCGCCTGAGCACATTTCCCAAGCGCCAAAATGTATAGAatgtaaaattaatattgaaatggACCCAGTGTTAAATGATGTGTTCAAATTACAAGTATGTAAAAAATGTGCAAAGGATATACCTGAAAAATATGCTCTACTGACTAAAACAGAATGTAAAGAGgattatttattaacaGATCCTGAATTGAATGACATAGGGTTATTTCACAGGCTGGAAAAACCAAATCCACATTCAGGAACATTTGCTAGAATGCAATTGTTTGTGAGATgtgaaattgaaaagtttgCCTTTGAAAAATGGGAAGGAGAAGAAGGATTAGATAATGAATGGAAACGACGTGAAGAAGGGAAGGTATCAAGAcgtgaaaaaaaatatcaagagaaaatgaaacaaatGAGGTTAAAGACAAGGGCACAGGAATATACCAATCGtttaaaagagaaaaaatatgGTAAAACACATGTTCATAACTTTAGCAACCCAATTGATGGTGGAGAAGATGA
- the TPHA0H02180 gene encoding uncharacterized protein (similar to Saccharomyces cerevisiae YMR206W and YNR014W; ancestral locus Anc_6.309) has protein sequence MGLNRPISAQLMIYNTNSNSDDEGLVGSRSELENRAAASSHSTLQSESSSHSGACFSCKYGGDPRHSQLPRRVVSSSVPISSAGTSMKLNGSRQRSICDLFQCEHKSHSCRSNSSGNRHSASSSHIETAGARGRRRSDSHLTIKNDNNSSFFNNFLLHDLVTEDSGATERNYSCFPSPTTNPGPATLSRKDSFGKGSSETEDDEEENGEVTISFLNESPCTRHHHRRNSTALKFEKPYYI, from the coding sequence ATGGGCTTGAACAGACCTATTTCCGCACAACTAATGATATACAACACCAACTCGAACTCCGACGACGAAGGGTTGGTGGGTTCCCGGAGCGAACTTGAAAACCGTGCGGCTGCAAGTTCGCATTCCACACTGCAATCAGAATCGAGTTCACATTCTGGCGCGTGTTTCTCTTGCAAGTACGGTGGGGATCCAAGACATAGTCAATTACCGAGAAGGGTAGTTTCCAGTTCCGTGCCGATCTCGAGTGCAGGCACGTCGATGAAGTTGAACGGATCGAGGCAACGATCAATATGTGATTTGTTTCAGTGTGAGCATAAGTCGCATTCGTGTCGTAGCAACAGCTCGGGGAATAGACATTCTGCTTCATCATCACACATTGAAACAGCAGGAGCACGAGGCAGGAGGAGAAGCGATTCTCATTTGACgattaaaaatgataataatagttcatttttcaataatttcttaCTTCATGATTTGGTGACGGAGGATTCCGGAGCCACTGAAAGGAATTATTCATGTTTCCCATCGCCAACAACAAATCCAGGTCCTGCTACCCTGAGTAGAAAGGATAGTTTCGGCAAGGGTTCATCAGAGACTGAAGACGATGAGGAGGAGAATGGGGAAGTCACAATCAGTTTTTTAAACGAATCTCCATGCACAAGACATCATCACAGAAGAAATTCAACtgcattaaaatttgagaaaccttattatatataa
- the CSE2 gene encoding Cse2p (similar to Saccharomyces cerevisiae CSE2 (YNR010W); ancestral locus Anc_6.301) encodes MSLRNKSLIEIMNKLEPADVGTNQASSELESEGKPTLGPNLASAPSSTTLNTIGSNTNIANTEFIPYLFYCLHQIRKDQSNSANKFELQVGFIKHRLRSCKTFIETDQVFKDLMSKSIEDWNEEIQNRECELQRKKEVINNLRSTIDSILNK; translated from the coding sequence atgaGTTTGCGAAATAAATCATTGAttgaaataatgaataaacTTGAGCCTGCTGATGTGGGTACAAATCAAGCTTCTTCTGAACTCGAAAGCGAAGGCAAGCCAACATTGGGCCCTAATTTAGCTAGCGCACCCAGCTCTACTACATTAAATACAATTGGatcaaatacaaatattgCAAACACAGAATTTATACCCTATTTATTCTACTGTTTACACCAAATAAGAAAAGATCAGAGTAATTCtgcaaataaatttgaactACAAGTGGGATTTATTAAGCATAGACTAAGGAGTTGCAAAACTTTCATAGAGACCGACCAAGTATTTAAAGACTTAATGAGcaaatcaattgaagattGGAATGAGGAGATACAAAATCGTGAATGTGAACTACAAAGGAAGAAGGAAGttatcaataatttaagAAGCACAATCGATtctattttgaataaataa